From Arcticibacter tournemirensis, one genomic window encodes:
- a CDS encoding universal stress protein, translating to MKTIFLINDNSAHAKHAAELAYNIACKVQANILIGNIVKTGRVVSVKEKTLIGGNIETTVETTPDLRKHLQNLNTEADSFKPIIGNINLADLSVSDISQLINKHKIWMVVKGTPAKHSLRSESHSANINFVLNKIKCPVLLVPENSVVNDFERMIYMADLRYCQLHVVRFLTEMADPFGANVMVAHLSAKELPNMDREYSHSVFRETICRSIRYDKLFFDNIQERDVRKAVDILINGMSTDLMALVNHQFHFEEVVNGQIEDTLPPYINIPLLIFPN from the coding sequence ATGAAAACAATTTTTTTGATCAATGATAATTCGGCACATGCTAAACACGCAGCAGAACTTGCTTACAATATAGCCTGCAAAGTGCAAGCGAACATCCTTATAGGCAATATTGTTAAAACAGGCAGAGTCGTTTCAGTCAAAGAGAAAACATTAATCGGCGGGAATATCGAAACTACCGTTGAAACTACGCCGGATCTGAGGAAACACCTTCAGAACCTCAACACTGAGGCCGACAGCTTTAAACCTATAATTGGAAATATTAATCTGGCGGATCTTTCTGTGAGCGACATCTCTCAGCTGATTAACAAACATAAGATCTGGATGGTGGTTAAGGGAACGCCTGCAAAACATTCCCTAAGATCAGAATCCCATTCTGCTAATATCAACTTTGTACTAAATAAAATTAAATGTCCGGTTTTACTGGTACCTGAGAACTCTGTAGTAAATGACTTTGAAAGAATGATCTATATGGCGGATTTGAGATATTGCCAGCTGCACGTAGTAAGATTCCTTACAGAAATGGCGGATCCTTTCGGCGCAAACGTGATGGTTGCTCACCTTTCGGCAAAAGAACTGCCCAATATGGACCGGGAATATAGTCACAGCGTGTTCAGGGAAACCATCTGCAGGAGTATCAGATACGATAAATTATTTTTCGATAATATCCAGGAAAGGGATGTCCGTAAGGCAGTTGATATCCTGATCAATGGAATGAGTACCGACCTGATGGCTCTTGTAAATCATCAGTTTCATTTCGAGGAGGTCGTAAATGGACAAATCGAGGATACCTTACCGCCGTATATTAATATTCCGCTGCTGATATTCCCCAATTAA